A stretch of Telopea speciosissima isolate NSW1024214 ecotype Mountain lineage chromosome 11, Tspe_v1, whole genome shotgun sequence DNA encodes these proteins:
- the LOC122646865 gene encoding LOB domain-containing protein 41-like produces MRMSCNGCRVLRKGCSENCSIRPCLQWIKNPESQAHATVFLAKFYGRAGLMNLINAGPEHLRPAIFRSLLYEACGRIVNPIYGSVGLLWSGSWQLCQSAVEAVLKGAPVVQISSEAAVNPCPPLKASDIRHVSKDENSAASQELHKVKSRNRFKRSVVKPKSKTGLTAKFISESAEDGLTSHDHESSGSHQTELNGEGDGDSRESESMFSVETVEPSLLSRAVKSTDESEAALELTLGFEPVHRTGTNVVGPNKGRGNSNGQSDDTCSMELSLNYPA; encoded by the exons ATGAGGATGAGCTGTAATGGATGTCGAGTTCTCCGCAAAGGTTGCAGCGAGAACTGCAGCATCAGACCTTGTTTGCAATGGATCAAAAACCCAGAATCCCAAGCACATGCCACTGTCTTCCTTGCCAAGTTCTATGGCCGTGCTGGGCTCATGAATCTCATTAATGCCGGACCTGAACATCTCCGTCCTG CGATATTCAGGTCTCTTCTGTACGAAGCTTGTGGGAGAATAGTGAATCCAATCTATGGTTCAGTTGGGTTGCTCTGGTCTGGAAGCTGGCAACTCTGTCAATCCGCCGTTGAAGCGGTTCTGAAAGGTGCTCCGGTGGTTCAAATCTCGTCTGAAGCAGCggtaaacccatgccctccctTGAAAGCTTCCGACATACGGCATGTCTCTAAGGATGAGAACTCTGCTGCTTCTCAAGAGCTTCACAAGGTCAAGTCCCGGAACCGGTTCAAGCGTTCTGTCGTCAAGCCCAAATCCAAAACCGGTTTAACCGCTAAGTTTATCTCCGAATCGGCTGAAGATGGTTTGACTAGCCATGATCACGAGTCGTCTGGGAGCCATCAGACGGAGTTGAATGGCGAAGGAGACGGAGACAGTAGAGAGAGCGAGAGCATGTTCTCGGTTGAGACGGTGGAGCCGTCGCTCCTGAGCCGAGCGGTTAAATCCACCGATGAGAGCGAGGCGGCGTTGGAACTCACCTTGGGCTTCGAGCCAGTTCATCGCACTGGTACCAACGTAGTGGGCCCGAATAAGGGACGTGGCAATAGCAATGGTCAGAGTGATGACACATGTTCGATGGAGCTGAGCCTTAATTATCCTGCATGA